The proteins below come from a single Longimicrobiaceae bacterium genomic window:
- a CDS encoding gliding-motility protein MglA has translation MPNLIASRRQISLRVVYAGPGVGGKTTNLRQIQAQFPEFRMAELATAGERTLGGDFLPVALGAERVDGWELKLSLSSVPGQIQYADSRASVLKAADVIVFVADSHPLRQQANLYALDDVRALLAAEGREPGGVPLVFQYNKCDLPDAIPPEELDARLNPAGAPAVAAVALDGVGVFETLAEALDLAVAEARRYLARAMPPRAASA, from the coding sequence ATGCCTAACCTCATCGCCAGCCGGAGGCAGATCTCGCTGCGCGTCGTGTACGCAGGTCCCGGCGTGGGAGGCAAGACGACCAACCTACGGCAGATCCAGGCCCAGTTCCCGGAGTTTCGGATGGCGGAGCTGGCGACGGCAGGGGAGCGCACCCTGGGCGGGGACTTCCTCCCGGTGGCGCTGGGTGCCGAGCGTGTGGACGGATGGGAGCTGAAGCTCAGCCTCTCCAGCGTCCCGGGGCAGATCCAGTATGCCGATTCGCGCGCGTCGGTTCTCAAGGCGGCGGACGTGATCGTCTTCGTGGCCGACAGCCACCCGCTGCGGCAACAGGCGAACCTCTACGCCCTGGACGACGTCCGCGCGCTGCTGGCCGCGGAAGGACGGGAGCCCGGCGGAGTGCCGCTGGTCTTCCAGTACAACAAGTGCGACCTCCCGGATGCCATTCCGCCGGAGGAGCTGGACGCACGCCTCAATCCCGCAGGTGCGCCCGCGGTCGCCGCGGTGGCGCTGGACGGGGTGGGCGTGTTCGAGACGCTGGCCGAAGCGCTGGATCTCGCGGTCGCGGAGGCGCGGCGTTACCTCGCGCGGGCCATGCCCCCGCGCGCTGCATCGGCATGA